Within Pseudorca crassidens isolate mPseCra1 chromosome 8, mPseCra1.hap1, whole genome shotgun sequence, the genomic segment GAAGTTTCTTGAAACCCTCTCTTTCTGCTCTAATCCAAGCTGGTTGCGTCTTTGaaactctttcttctcctcttgtcTCTTGATTGGCTGGGTTTAAAAATTCTAGGTTAGAAAGAAATGTCTCCACATTTAAACTCCTATTAATTGGATACTGGAGCCTTTTGTTTTTGCTATATTtttcacctatttttttaaatctactttttaGTAGATTTTTACACTCTTCTTTTCTATTGATGTTTTTAAGATTtgggatatttttaattttgaagaactCTTTCCTATACTCCATTATCTCCCCTTTAAAAAcaattcttctttgatttatggCTGAAATATCTTCTATCTGAGGAGGCtagttaaagatatttaaaaaatttttttttgttgttctgctttctgtttcctttagattccaaacagaaaaatgtttGGAAGTGCTGTGTTTGTGAATCCCAAACCTACCTACTGGGGGATGCCGAATATCAGCACCTATAAGCCATTTCTCTGTGGTCTTTCATTTGctctgtttctccagagaaaaaggGTTTGAGGGAGAGGGTGATGAGAGGAGTGGGACAGGAGTGCCAGCGTTCCGTGAGGGGCAGAGAAGGGGCCGACAGCATTTTACTGTTCAGGACGAAAACTTAAACTCTTTTCATAATGTGTCTGGAACCCCTCTGATTCCCTGTCTTCAACATCATAAACTCGACTTCCGCCTGGGGAAGGATGGGTAACTGTCCCAGCTCCACAGGACGGGAGAGGACTTGGTGTCTGTTCCTTATACAACATGTAAGCAATGCCCATTTTCAGCCCCTCCTCACTGCCTCCTTTCCTTCCAGGCATCTGTAGTCTACTAACTACTTCCGCAGAGAGGCTTCCTGGCTTCAAATAACCTCTCTCTGGCGGACTTAACTCTAAACCATATCTTTTAGGCTCAGAGGATTGAATAAATATGTTGAAAAGCACTTGGAACAATGCCTGCCACATAATAAGCATTGAATAAGTGTCATTATTGCTCTTTGTCTTGAAAAATGTATCGACATATCTCATGTGCAATCATCTCTTGTTCTTTTTAGTCTTGTGGGTTTATTCCTTTCCTGTCATTTAAGTAAGGTTTAGGAAAGGAGCAGGCAGACATAGGATTAATTTTAAAgtcctcttaaaattttaaagttagccTTACTTTATGGGTGACTCTGGACACTCTACTAAAGCTAATATCAATTTCCCAGCCCTTCAGAAGCCAGCCACCGATCGTTTGTCCTCTTCAGAAAGGCAGCGCGTCTCTAATATGACACTTTCTAATGGAGAgcccgtggtggcgcagtggcaaGTGCTTTGGGGTGGGGTCGAAATCCCAGCTACAGCACTTAACAGCTGTGAAACCTTTGACAAACCTCTCCAGCCAGTTTTCTGTTAAAATGAGCCAAACTTTTTCTAAGACGACAACCACTGTCTGGCACTCGTAGGGGTTTGAGCTTGATGGCAAAACGGTGTACTTGACCCGCGGAGAGGAGGTGGGCGCGATCGGGAGGTTTTCTCCACCAAAATGCACCGACTGCCGCCCCAGGCAAAGTCTAACCATGATTAGATGCTAGGATACGGGTTCAGCCTGCCTGGCACGCTGGGGATCGAGCGGCTGGTGCCCCAGTGGGAGATCATCTTTCCTGGGGCCAGGCGGTCGCGCGCCCCGCACTCGCCTCGCGGCGGGAGTGGAAGAAGCCTCTTCCCTTAACAAACATGGCCACCGCGCTAGCGTCAGCCCCGCTCTGGAGGCCGCGCTGCCGCCTGGGAATAGCGGGCTCGGCGTCACCCGGCGCGGGGCCACGTGACGCGGGAAAAGCCCGAGGCGGCGGGGCTGGCGCAGGCGGAGCTCGCGCCAGCGGAGCAGCAGCTGAGGCCCTAGTGGGCAAGGGGCTGCCCAGTGAGGTTACTCGACGGGTCCCGGCCTCGCGCGCACGTGCCCGCCTGCTCGCGCTCGCGGTCTTGGGCGCTGACGGTGAGGAGCCGGGGAACGGGCGAGGGGGTGGGGGAGCCGGGCGCCCCTTCCGAGGCCGGGAGGGGGTTGGGCCGGGTCGGCGGGTCGGGTGGCGGGCGCCGAGCCGCCGAGTCGCCGAGCGCTCTCTGCCCGCGCCTCCGTCCCGGCGCTGGCCGTGGGGCCTCTTGGAGCCCGAGCTTGCCCGACGGGGCCAGCGGTGCAGGTGGACCGAGCAGGGCCGGCTGCCCGCCCGGAAGGCCCCGCCGACCTCAGGCCCGCCCGCCCGGGCCGCCGCGGGCTGCTCCGTGGAGTTTATCTTCGGGCGTTTTCCTCGGAGTGGGTGCGGGAGCCGAGTTGGTGGGCGCCTTCGGTCTTTAGAAATGGGCTGGGTTGACGTCACATGCAGGTACGAGGCGGTCTGGATTCCTGGGCGTGTGTACCGTGTGCCCCTGGGAAATCACGAGGCAGCAGGTTGAAGGAGACCCACTCATGGAAGGTTAGCGTGGTCAATTGAGGAGAGAGTCTCCTGTTTTGGACAGTTTGTTCACCAGCTAGTCTGTGTGGATACAtttatcttaatcatttttatcttGACCCTTCCACTAAAATTTCTCGACAACCGAACAGTAAGGCTGCTTATAAGGGAATTCCTTATGTAGCAGGTTGCCAGCCCCCTGCGTTTTATCCTAACCCGGGATATACTGTGGATCCCATGACCTTCAAGCTGAAGAAATGAAGGCGCAAAGAGTGTTAGAACCCAGCGGACGTAAGGAGCAGTTCAGAAGTCTAGCTATCATCCTTTCCTTAGCTCTCAGAGGAGGGAGTCACTTCAGAATCAGACACACAGAATCCCAGGTTCATAGACCCGGCCTCCATAATCTTTGTGGTCCGAATGAAGTCTTAGAATCCTGAGTGGAGAATTGCTTGCGgttgatttgtttcttttcataggAAAGGCATAATGCTGTCAGCATGTCTGCACACTCCATGCTTTGTGAGCGGATCGCCATAGCCAAGGAACTGATGAAGAGAGCAGAGTCGCTCTCCAGGTCGAGAAAAGGTGGCATCGAAGGTAGTGCCAAGCTGTGCAGCAAACTGAAGGCAGAATTAAAATTTCTGCAGAAGGTAGAAGCTGGGAAAGTAGCCATTAAGGAGTCCCATTTACAGAGCACTAACCTGACACACCTAAGAGCCATCGTGGAATCGGCAGAAAACCTGGAAGATGTGGTCAGCGTTCTCCATGTATTTGGTTACACAGACACCTTGGGCGAAAAGCAGACCCTTGTGGTGGATGTCGTTGCCAATGGTGGTCATACCTGGGTGAAAGCCATCGGCCGGAAGGCTGAAGCTCTGCATAACATTTGGCTGGGCCGGGGCCAGTATGGCGACAAAAGCATCGTTGAGCAGGCTGAAGACTTCCTCCAGGCCAGTCACCAGCAGCCGGTGCAGTACAGCAACCCTCACATCGTCTTCGCATTTTACAACAGTGTCTCCAGCCCCATGGCCGAGAAGCTGAAAGAAATGGGTGTATCTGTGAGGGGAGACATAGTAGCCGTGAACTCTCTGTTAGAGCCCCGTGAAGAGCTCCAGGCCAGCGAGAGCGAATCAGACGATGATGGCCCCGAACTTTTGCGGGTGACCAGAGTAGACCGAGAAAACATCCTAGCCAGTGTCGCGTTTCCAACGGAGATCAAGGTTGACGTGTGCACAAGAGCCAACCTGGACATCACTACTTTAATCACATATGTATCCGCCCTCAGCTATGGAGGCTGCCGCTTTATCTTCAGAGAAAAAGTGCTCACCGAACAAGCAGAGCAAGAGAGGAAAGAGCAGGTTCTGCCACAGCTGGAGGCATTTATGAAGGACAAGGAGTTGTTTGCCTGCGAATCTGCCGTCAAGGACTTTCAGTCTATCCTAGATACCTTAGGAGGACCCGGGGAGAGAGAGCGGGCTGCTATGCTAATTAAGCGAATTAACGTGGTCCCAGACCAGCCTTCTGAGCGTGCCTTGAAACTAGTGTCCAGTTCAAAAATCAACAGCCGCTCTTTAACGATTTTTGGGACAGGAGACACCCTAAAAGCCATCACAATGACTGCCAATAGTGGTTTTGTCAGAGCTGCCAACAACCAGGGTGTTAAGTTCAGTGTGTTTATCCATCAGCCCAGAGCACTCACTGAGAGCAAAGAGGCCCTAGCTACCCCCTTACCAAGAGACTGCACAACTGACAACCAACACTGATGATATCCTTTAAATACTGTCATGGGAATAAGTTATTTATACCAAAGGCTGTGTCTTCCCATtcttaattggaaaaaaaatggtcTATAGTAAAAATAATGCTCTTTAATACTCTTTAGAGCTCTTAAACCAGTCAGGTTGACTGTCTCATCTATAAGGTATATAACCTAAAGTACGCAAAAAGCACAAGAGGCAACCTTATTTATCAAACTGGCTACATTATAATTAGAACAGAAATACATCTGTATAAGGCTTGTAGCTGTATCACGGTATTTTGATTTGTTTCATTCAGTAGGGCTATCACTCCCCTAATGGTAACCGCCTCTCTTGGACTGTGGCTACGTGGCATCTTGCATTAAATATCTGGAGAAACCTCTGAAGCTTGTTTTTCATTGTGTTGATTTAGCAATCGATATGGGTTGAGGCTGGGAGGTAATAGTTTTCAATGAATTTTAGATTCCAAAGTTATGGCTGTTACTGAAAAGACACTTGTTTGATTGTTATCTGTCAGGTGCAGTCTGGTGGTTATGTTTACAAAGAGGACATTAATatagaaggaaataaagggaatTCTGATCATGGGAGTCCCATGAATCTCTTGATACACCATCGTGAGAAGATAGACAACAGTCACACTACTACAAACCTAAGGTGTTTaaggttaaatatttatttgaatatattgaaaaagaattatataaaataataggttttacttttaaatacaaATGGCCCCCACATTAGCAGTATTTGGATTATGAATACTCCTTTTCCCATTCCTTTTGCAAGTGGGAAGGGACAGCTGCATTATTACGTCTCTCTCGTGAAACTGGCAGGGAGATTCCATGCCTGTTTCATGACACAgttgtaattaaaaagaaatttttatgtCCGTATTGTGCTAGGTGTTTCATGAATGTGCAGTGAGGACAAATTAGCAAAGTAGGTAcatattcacatttaaaaaattgggaatTGAGTCTTAAAGCTGAAGTATTAACTTGTGCTGAGTGTAGGAGCCATTATTAGAACTTGATTTTGTGTTCTCACAGCCTGGCCTTTCCACTGAGCCAGCCCCTCTTCTGTGAGTAGGGAAACTTCAATTTCCAGCCACAGTGTTGAGACGGTGGAACTTGATTGTCAGGGCCCATGAAATGAAATGCAAAATTACGTGTATGGGGCGGGGGGTTTCTCCTGGGAGAGATTCTGTTACTAACTCAACACATTTCCTAGGGGAAAAGGCTGTGATTGGGACTCCAAGTTAGTGTGGAGAGGTAGATTTAACTTTCACTGGAGCAGAAATTGTCTAGTGTTAGAAATTGGGCTTAGGCCTTTTCAAGCACCTATTAAAGTACTAATTACTTGGTACTATTATGTACCAAGCATTATAACAGTTATTGGTATAAAAGATGAATAATTGCTCTTTGGTCTAAGGGGTTCTTCATCTGAAATGGAAGGAAacaattgaagtataattaatgtACTAAATTTTCTAAAAGAGTTACATTTAAAAGACTGGGAACAGAGTAAGGGAGTAGTTCGTGCTATGGGGACAGGAAGTCAGAGAGGCAGTGACCTCTGAGGGGTTGGGTGTGAGACTCAACAGGAAGTGTACAGGGAGTGGATTGGAAAGGTACCGAAGTGTGAATATGAGGGCCTGTTCAGAGACAGGGCTCATGTGGACAGTTTATAAAACTGGAAGTGAAGTAGAAAAGCAGGCAAAGTTCTCTGAAGAGTTTGGCATTAGAGAGCCATTGGCCATTTTTAAGAAAGGATGGGTCATGATCAAATCTCTTAGTAAAACGAAGACCTGTAGTGTGGAGGAAGAATTAATGGAAGGAAAGATAGGATTATAATGATAGCTAGTACAATATGGTGGAATGTAGTATATGCTGGGTGTGTTCAAGGCAGAATTGATGTGatactcattcatttaataaacatttatcaagttCCTGTCATGTCAAACACAGTTTGCCATAGAGCAATATAGTTGCAGGTATCAAACAGGAAATATTACTGATACTAAAAGTGAAACCAAGCTGAATCACTTCCAAGGGGCAAGGGTGGAGAATACATGTGGTCCATATAAGAGAAGACAAGTCAAAAGAATTCTCAAGGGAAGCATAAAAACCAGAAAGTACAACATAAGAGAGCTGTAAGACCAAGAAAGATAAAACAGCTTTGGAGAAGCTATAATTTCCCTAATTAATTATAGGGAAATATACAATAGCTAGATACTATTTTGATAAGTTTAGACATCTCAGTGAAACAGATGATATTCTTAGGAAATAGGAGTTAAAATTGAGGAAGAACTAGAAAACCTATTTAACCCATAGTCCTTGAGAAGATTGTTCAAGTAGTTAATTAACGACCTCCAAAAAATGTCCGGGTCCAATTAACTTCTTTAGGTAAGTTTTTGCTTACatttaaatatcaaataatctccttgctctaaaaaataatgtGGGCAAACTGAATCTGACACATAAGTATCATGCCAATTCTGCCCTAAACaacttggggtgatgaaaatgttttggaactataTGATAGAGATGGTAGTTACACAACATTACGAATGTACTAAATTTTTCGCTTTAAGtcaattaattttatgttttgtggatttcacctcaattaaaaaaaaacagtacccCTAAGTGGGGTGGAAATATTTAGCATGGTAAGATGTGATGTTCCATTTACTCgccctcccctacccccaaatGAGAACTTGGGCTGCTCCTGCTTGAGGACAGGGTCCTGTGGAGGTGTGCAGCCTGGGAGCTGTATCTTAATTTGTGTAATTGCAAGCTGGTTGTCTCAGATCATTACTGTATTGGGAATGTTTTCAGATTCATTTTGTGGAATATAAGCATGATTCTGATACTAAAACAAGATATCCTAAAAAAGAAAGCTGCCTGAAAATTTCAATCCCAGGCAAAGAACACCTCACCCTGTGGGAATCTTGTTTGCCAGAGGATAAAAGACAGAGACAATCCCCCCAACTTAAATATTAGGAACTTGGGGATTAATCTCCACGCTGCAATAAAATTGGAGGCAGGAGGCTTACTTTGAGATAAAGAGGTAACCCCAAGACTCCTCCCTGCATGAAACCGGAATCTTGGAAAGGCTGGAGTCCCTGAGAAAAAGGATCTTGTAAACACTGCCCAGGGTGACAGCAAGGAAATGTGACTCCAGTGGCTCTGAGTGGAAGAAAAGGAGCCTGAGGGATGTCAAGTCCAGACTGTGCTCTGCTAGGAGCATCATGGGGAAGGCCCAGGCGTGTGAAATTAGTATAAAAATGGGTCCCAGGTAAGTACTATCGTTCAGATACCTCACAGAAACACTCATGGCATCATTCGTGACTTGTGGGACACTTCAGTTTCCCAGGCTTCACAGAGTCCAATGGAAATGAAGCTTTGCTTGGATGGGCTTTCAGTGAGATATTGTGAAATCATGTGAGGAAATCTTCCACCACCAGTGAGTCAGCAGCACAAAGTTCCTCAACAACTTAAGATCATAGTAAAATAATCtgataaataatataaagtaaatatgGAGGGTTTGACGTGTTCCCCAcgtatattattaaaaaaaaaaaagaggaatgagtCAAAGAGGCAGATAGAGGCTAAAATACCATCTGTGACAAAACACTGCGTGTAGCTAAGATGGAGGATGTGGTTTATATCTGCAGAAAGTGGGCTGAACCCCAGAATTAGGCAGATGCTACCCACCCAGGCACAAGTAGTGCTGGGCGTGTGATGGGAGAGCATGTCTGGTGCAGAGGACACCTCACTTGTGGGAAGCTTGTTCCCAAGAGGAAAAGGGCAGAGCTGAGCAGAGCATCCCAGGTGGTCCAATAAATGACTCTGTGTCCCCAGAAGGGGAGAAGGGCCAGGAGTGCACTGTGGGGAAGACCTCCCCCGACCTGGCATCGTGGAATCAGAAATCCGTCtccatataaataaaaaatgttttaagaaggtaaagtataCAAACCGTAAGGAGAGAATACAGGCAATCGGGAGTTCTAGTAATAGAAAAAGCCTCACTAAAATGAGAAGTTCAGAAAAAACTTCGAAAACGTCAGTCAgacaaaactaaagaaaagatTCTGAACTGAAACATAGCTCTTAATAAATTTCCCAGAATGCAGCAAAgaagtaaaaggatgggaaaTCCGAGAGGCTGAGACCTGGAGGACAAATAGTGAGGTCCACAAAGGTCACAGCAGACAGCAGGAGCCAGCACACTGCACCTGGTCCAAGTTCTCCCTGCCTTTGCCTGCCTGTCCTGTAGGGGCTGGAAGCACCCACATCCTTGCTCTCTTAGCCTGAAATCCTTGCCAGTGAGACCCAGGGCAAGTCTGTTAGTtctgcctcctcttccttccatctttttccTGATTTGACATGGGCAATGGCCAGGCTTGCCCCGTGGAGGAATGCTAGCTAGTGCGCCAAGGAAACAGTAGAGTCGGGGAAATCACCATTTTGTGACAGAATAAATGATTTTATAAGGATGAGAGGAAGGCCGAGGGAACGTCACAGACTCTGGTGCTGACGTCAGCTTCCCTCAGGACTTCTTgctgagagaaaatataaaacccCGATTTATTTAAGCCACTGGAGTTGGCTTTTCCTTTCGTCTATTAGGAAATATTTCTAACTGCCATTATGGTTTTTTGTCCCCAAAAGGAAGAATAGACAAAATGGGAGAGAAGCAATAAATACAGTTTTCAAATGTACAGAAAAACAATTAGAATAGAGTACGAGCATTCATATACCCATCACCTCAGTTAAACAGGTGTTATTATTTTGCCctatttaagtttttcttttgctgaaatattttaaaataaattacagacaCCATGATGTTTTTACCTATACCTCCCTCAGTATTCAGTTccagaaagaacatttttttgCACAACCATGATTCCATGAGCACACCTAAGAAAATTAGCAATAATTCTGAACATCATCTAATGCCCAGTTCATATTCTGATGTCAGGGGTTCTGTCTAACCAGGATCCAGTCAAACACTAGGCGTTACTTTTGGCTTTAATATTTCATAATTCTATTTTGATTTAACACATAATCTCACTCTTTCATGACTTTGGCTTTTGAAGATACCAGGACTGTTGTCTTACAGGATATCCTATATTCTTGATTTGTCTAATTGTTTCTGGtggtaaattttatttcctgtaaactggAAATGAGATCTAAAAGCtggattaaatattttataggtgATACTGTATTCTTCATTTGCATTACACCAGGGGTCATATCATATCTGGTTGTTCCACTGTTAGTAATGTTAAGTATTGTCCCTTTGAATAAAGTGGTGACAGCCAGAACTTTCCATTGTAAAGTGATGTTTTTCCCCTTGGGACTAGTAAATTAACTATGAAATAATACTTTTGCACTATGTGAATATTCAGTTCCCCATTGTCCTTTCACCTAATGATTTTAGCATGCATTAATCATTATAACCTTGAATCAATTATTTCGTTCAGAGTGACAAAATGGTGATTTTCCCACTTCTACCATTTCCTTTACACTTATTAGGTATCATTCTTCTATAAGGGTACGGAAAAGCTTTCCCTATGAGCTGGGGCCATTTTGTTGCTCTGAAATATAGTTTCTTCTTGAATGTCAGGGTATCCTTAATTCCTTTTCTCTAATTAATGGTTTTCA encodes:
- the C8H7orf25 gene encoding UPF0415 protein C7orf25 homolog, whose protein sequence is MSAHSMLCERIAIAKELMKRAESLSRSRKGGIEGSAKLCSKLKAELKFLQKVEAGKVAIKESHLQSTNLTHLRAIVESAENLEDVVSVLHVFGYTDTLGEKQTLVVDVVANGGHTWVKAIGRKAEALHNIWLGRGQYGDKSIVEQAEDFLQASHQQPVQYSNPHIVFAFYNSVSSPMAEKLKEMGVSVRGDIVAVNSLLEPREELQASESESDDDGPELLRVTRVDRENILASVAFPTEIKVDVCTRANLDITTLITYVSALSYGGCRFIFREKVLTEQAEQERKEQVLPQLEAFMKDKELFACESAVKDFQSILDTLGGPGERERAAMLIKRINVVPDQPSERALKLVSSSKINSRSLTIFGTGDTLKAITMTANSGFVRAANNQGVKFSVFIHQPRALTESKEALATPLPRDCTTDNQH